The Amblyomma americanum isolate KBUSLIRL-KWMA chromosome 3, ASM5285725v1, whole genome shotgun sequence genome window below encodes:
- the LOC144125320 gene encoding uncharacterized protein LOC144125320 isoform X1, with amino-acid sequence MGSLGCIVVALTVLVASGTPRNAEAAVMPEEQGRQDIQNSTSGNRRGTLRPFGYLAGVVRETQGNTSLEKVYNFVFGNSSSVRQLVRLYALMSIPVFQQQPTRPTRPATTASTTRSPTSLTTTTPRTPTPSTGGGNSSHETGTAPTGTGSSSEPVTELGTPTTNSEPPRGTVSTQAETEESTSTGTEHFSTETRGESAQPASTEHVTTGLGSTAESEHEWTSTSSNYHETTLTSDTMSTDFTESVADTLSTETSVNTGGTSTYPESTVTMEATSWSDITTDTGQTSSSLTPRNTEDTTTGTEVDNTHETLETSTNGALTETTVYSTDEHMRSTASTYDPETTSSLFPTSPTDSTTVVTDEPASETAHETDWTTRSTLPTSWSESHTIDPDTTLGETSTQWSTRDLTMTDAFTEEGTESTSVYTNTDSTTYHSTAASTSTTENVEIESTTGVTFTETSSELHLTTDLATSNTVTDGHVPTTERYTVTDILETTTTESSSLQTRGLESTTEDWLTENSAATPTKFDTAETSASSLSYTETEPTKTDTSTEASSQLHTEATTYFSVSVTSTFTEETSNHHENTETTTEESTRQTSGWTDGSESVVTDDVTDITTSLELTPSTTEQRTKTTPTSGTENPTEETHEATEYTTVTTEPAWSASSTNTDEVSASDTVPTARESMSTEGASTGSTSSLGEVTESPTAETSTRSYSSAMTNADTEAPTELTSTSTTTLESSTLVSNIASEITTIELVTTRSLSTISGPTSTSSEEQTESHSTGTAAATEEQNETSATRPDTTSPGQAETMSTTMQAQENSSTVVPTVQETSISVETTATTAGMESNLTSSTPVSSTTSGNIPFTDEGISGHLIDGHRSTPSLPPFTDVGIGGGVITSPGASTESLAYTDEGIHGGPVGPGVISQFVS; translated from the coding sequence AACCGGCGCGGCACGCTCCGCCCGTTCGGATACCTCGCCGGCGTGGTGCGCGAGACCCAGGGGAACACGTCCTTAGAGAAAGTGTACAACTTCGTGTTCGGCAACTCCAGCTCCGTGCGGCAGCTAGTGCGCCTGTACGCGCTCATGTCCATTCCGGTGTTCCAGCAACAGCCGACGAGGCCCACACGGCCGGCGACTACTGCGTCGACGACGCGGTCGCCGACGTCTCTGACGACAACTACACCCAGGACGCCAACGCCCAGTACAGGCGGCGGAAACTCGTCACACGAGACGGGAACAGCGCCCACAGGAACCGGGAGCTCATCTGAACCGGTTACTGAACTCGGTACACCCACGACAAACAGTGAGCCTCCTCGCGGAACAGTGTCAACGCAGGCGGAAACAGAGGAATCAACCAGTACAGGGACTGAACATTTCTCAACTGAAACGCGTGGAGAAAGCGCGCAGCCTGCCAGCACTGAACATGTGACAACCGGGTTAGGGTCCACCGCGGAATCCGAGCACGAATGGACTTCTACATCATCTAATTATCATGAAACGACACTAACGAGCGATACAATGAGTACTGATTTTACAGAGAGCGTCGCAGATACACTTTCCACGGAGACCTCCGTCAACACTGGAGGAACATCTACGTATCCGGAATCGACAGTAACGATGGAAGCAACGTCATGGAGTGACATAACCACGGACACAGGCCAGACGTCATCCTCGCTTACGCCGCGAAACACAGAGGACACTACTACTGGAACGGAGGTAGATAACACGCACGAAACTTTGGAGACGTCCACAAACGGTGCTCTTACAGAAACAACGGTTTACTCGACAGATGAACATATGCGGAGCACAGCGAGTACGTATGATCCGGAAACAACGTCGTCACTATTTCCCACTTCTCCTACCGACTCCACAACGGTGGTCACAGACGAACCGGCTTCGGAGACGGCTCACGAAACAGACTGGACCACGAGGTCTACGTTGCCCACTTCTTGGAGCGAATCACACACTATCGATCCAGACACAACGCTTGGTGAGACAAGCACCCAGTGGAGTACGCGAGACCTGACTATGACTGATGCGTTTACCGAAGAAGGCACTGAGTCGACTTCGGTCTATACGAACACCGACTCTACGACGTATCACAGTACTGCAGCCTCGACTTCCACGACCGAAAATGTGGAAATTGAATCAACGACCGGAGTAACATTTACTGAGACAAGTAGCGAGCTTCACTTGACGACCGACTTAGCGACCAGTAACACTGTGACAGATGGTCATGTGCCAACTACGGAACGATATACAGTGACAGATATTTTGGAAACAACGACCACAGAATCTTCATCACTTCAGACACGGGGCCTTGAGAGCACGACCGAAGACTGGCTGACGGAAAATTCAGCTGCCACACCCACTAAATTTGACACTGCAGAAACAAGTGCTTCTAGTCTCTCCTACACCGAAACAGAGCCAACTAAAACGGATACCTCAACTGAGGCTTCTAGCCAGCTGCATACGGAGGCTACAACGTATTTTTCTGTCAGCGTGACTAGCACGTTCACAGAAGAAACTTCAAACCATCATGAAAATACGGAGACGACTACTGAAGAAAGCACACGACAAACGTCAGGGTGGACCGATGGATCTGAGAGTGTCGTTACTGATGACGTCACCGATATTACTACTTCTTTAGAATTAACTCCTTCAACAACCGAGCAACGTACAAAAACTACCCCAACGTCGGGCACGGAAAACCCCACTGAGGAAACGCACGAAGCAACAGAGTATACGACAGTAACAACGGAGCCGGCCTGGAGTGCTTCAAGCACGAACACTGATGAGGTTTCTGCGAGCGACACTGTTCCTACGGCAAGAGAGAGCATGTCGACAGAAGGGGCGAGTACTGGCAGCACATCCTCGTTAGGAGAAGTAACAGAGTCGCCAACCGCGGAAACTTCAACACGTTCATACTCATCGGCGATGACAAATGCTGACACTGAAGCCCCTACCGAGCTAACGAGCACCTCAACGACCACTTTAGAGTCATCCACTCTGGTTTCGAACATCGCTAGTGAGATCACGACGATCGAGTTGGTAACTACTCGAAGTCTTTCAACAATTTCAGGCCCCACTTCCACCAGTAGCGAAGAGCAGACAGAAAGCCATTCCACCGGGACAGCTGCTGCGACAGAAGAACAAAACGAAACCAGTGCCACCAGGCCAGATACAACGTCGCCAGGCCAAGCCGAAACGATGAGCACTACCATGCAAGCACAGGAAAATTCGAGTACTGTGGTACCGACCGTTCAAGAAACAAGCATAAGTGTAGAGACGACGGCTACGACAGCCGGCATGGAGAGCAATCTTACGTCATCGACACCAGTGTCCTCAACAACCTCGGGGAATATTCCATTCACCGACGAAGGCATAAGCGGCCATCTGATTGACGGCCACCGTAGTACTCCAAGCCTGCCACCTTTTACTGATGTTGGTATAGGGGGTGGTGTGATAACTTCTCCAGGAGCATCAACCGAGAGCTTGGCATACACGGATGAGGGCATCCACGGTGGGCCTGTAGGCCCTGGTGTCATTTCTCAGTTTGTAAGTTGA
- the LOC144125320 gene encoding uncharacterized protein LOC144125320 isoform X2, producing the protein MGSLGCIVVALTVLVASGTPRNAEAAVMPEEQGTQVAAGGPSLGTSMKHTLRRRAVPLPPAGNVSLAPVPNNGTDTTQFPETVAESVSDVTGASVDPTDVSTVAPMEQGTTEAPSEGMDSEATQAQSDSTGLTLGDTEMPSDATGAYSEPTDSSSVTTERPQEGAGSTLDVTWMPPEATWPTATNTPAKETWPSEETETSTVATPPTDVEATMFTNAETTAQSETNTPSMTEPSNQTVPAETGPVSHASPSSPLTQSPSTAPTQTPSTPPTQSPSTPSTQYPSTPSTQRPSSKFPNLPYMPNPIIVTMGIDEFMGRFGVTRTSSRPATSVAIAGLPSLSKPVKPVPLL; encoded by the coding sequence GTACCCAAGTGGCTGCTGGAGGACCTTCGCTGGGCACCTCAATGAAACACACACTCAGAAGGCGTGCTGTACCCTTGCCACCTGCAGGAAATGTTTCCCTGGCTCCAGTACCAAATAACGGAACTGACACAACACAGTTCCCAGAAACCGTTGCGGAGTCGGTGTCAGATGTAACTGGTGCCTCAGTGGATCCGACGGATGTTTCTACGGTCGCACCCATGGAACAAGGTACAACAGAAGCTCCGAGCGAAGGTATGGATTCAGAAGCGACACAAGCACAGTCAGACTCGACAGGGCTGACGTTAGGGGATACGGAAATGCCATCAGATGCTACAGGAGCCTATTCAGAACCTACAGATTCATCTTCAGTAACCACAGAGAGACCGCAAGAAGGCGCAGGCTCAACACTAGATGTAACATGGATGCCTCCTGAGGCCACGTGGCCGACAGCAACAAACACACCAGCGAAGGAAACGTGGCCCAGCGAGGAAACGGAAACGTCGACAGTTGCGACTCCACCGACCGATGTTGAGGCAACCATGTTCACAAATGCTGAAACAACAGCGCAAAGTGAGACAAACACGCCCAGTATGACGGAGCCCTCGAATCAGACGGTTCCAGCAGAGACAGGCCCGGTTTCCCATGCCAGTCCATCGTCGCCTCTAACTCAAAGCCCGTCGACCGCGCCAACCCAGACTCCATCGACCCCGCCTACCCAGAGTCCGTCGACCCCATCAACACAGTATCCGTCGACACCGTCGACTCAGAGACCCTCCTCGAAGTTTCCGAATTTGCCTTACATGCCGAATCCGATAATAGTGACCATGGGGATTGATGAGTTTATGGGAAGATTCGGCGTTACCAGGACGTCGAGCCGGCCTGCGACTTCTGTAGCTATCGCAGGACTTCCCTCGCTGTCAAAGCCTGTGAAACCAGTGCCTTTGCTGTGA